A genomic segment from uncultured Alistipes sp. encodes:
- a CDS encoding cupin domain-containing protein gives MKTRSETYQLESELQWETPGPGIQRQIMGYDGQLMIVKVKFEKGAVGTMHAHYHSQATYVASGKFELTIGDEKKVLGAGDGYYVAPDEIHGCVCLEPGILIDTFSPHREDFLKK, from the coding sequence ATGAAAACACGCAGTGAAACCTATCAGCTCGAAAGCGAGCTGCAGTGGGAGACCCCGGGTCCCGGCATTCAACGTCAGATCATGGGTTACGACGGTCAGTTGATGATCGTGAAGGTGAAATTCGAAAAGGGTGCCGTGGGCACGATGCACGCCCACTACCACAGCCAGGCGACCTATGTGGCCAGCGGGAAGTTCGAGCTCACGATCGGTGACGAGAAGAAGGTCCTGGGTGCGGGCGACGGCTACTATGTGGCTCCGGACGAGATCCACGGATGCGTCTGCCTCGAACCGGGCATTCTGATCGACACCTTCTCGCCCCACCGGGAGGATTTTCTGAAAAAGTAA